The genome window GCCAGGCTCCGAGCCAGGGTTTGTCTGGCACCAAGCAATGGAGAGAGGGTGACACGGTGTGGAGAGACTGGGGATTGTCAAGGCATCCTTTGGCTTTTTGCTAGCATCCTTCCTACAGCCCACGTTGTCAGGAATTACATTTGGCTGAAGGAAAGGAGCAGGGGGCAGAGGCACCTGGACATCCCAGCAGTCCCAGGCAGGAGATGCTGTGACCTCCTCTGAGCCTTTTCCCTATCTCTCATCCCACAGCCAGCCTCCTCCTGCCTTGGTGTCCCAGCCTACCCCACCACAGACATAGCAGGGCTGAGGGACACCTTGGGGAACTGCTGGCCATGGGGCCATGGTCGCCACACATACATGGAGTGCAGGAGACACACGGAGGTAGATAGGAGAATTTCAAGCCCTGGATCTTGCCACCGCTCAATATCAGCTCTAGTTGGGCACCTATGTGTTTAGATGCCAAcatttgacttcttttttttttNNNNNNNNNNNNNNNNNNNNNNNNNNNNNNNNNNNNNNNNNNNNNNNNNNNNNNNNNNNNNNNNNNNNNNNNNNNNNNNNNNNNNNNNNNNNNNNNNNNNTTCAGGAGTAATAATTGGTTTCCCATAAAGGCAGGTGGAGTCTGGGGAAAAATAATCCCctataaaaacaacagaaatataaaTTCTTAAGAGGTTTAGAGATATTTGACTGTAAAAGATCACAGAAGATCTGTATTATTCCAATAAAGAGCTGAATGGACCATTCGCACGCACCCAGCCTCACATACACAGTATGTGCATGTAAGTGCTTTCCTAAAATAACCCAAGAGAGGGAcagtaataaaagaaagaaatgaggttTGCTGACTTTGGTCTAGAAATGCTCATtgccaaaataataaatatggtGGCTTGGTATTTCTGTAACATCTTTTATCTTGAAGGATCTCAAACTGCTTTGCAGGCTTAGGGAAACGAAGGGATTGCATTTTTACTGGTGAAATGCAGCAGGCATCAGATATTAGGAAAGCACATCTGTGTTTGGAGGAAAGAGCTGCCTTCTCCTTTCAAAGCTGCTTTGGCCATCACAGGTGGAAGATCAAGACCACGGCAGGTAGATGTCCCTCCTCACACATTGCTTCCAGCACCACAAATCCCCTCTCCGCTGtctctgctggcagccagggCACATTTTGCCTTCTAAATACAGTTAAAATAGGGCAAGGTCAAGCAGAAACCAGGCTTTTAATGAGTTTCTTGAGAATTCCCATTTGCAGATATGGGTGTGCCTAATGTGAAGCCTGACCCAGGGGATCTCCTTTGGGATTGTCCCTTCCCAACCTTAGCAACCCCAAGCTGCACCCAGCTCGAGGAATGCTGCTCAATCAGGATGCCATCCCACTGAGCTCCAGCTCTCAAGCTTTCAtgcttttctttacattttaagAACTGAGCCACAGTTCTCCTGTTTTCCTTGGTACGGGCTATAGATCGAACCAAGGGAACGTTGTTCATTTcctctgttatttttatttttagctcagctttgtttttagaGCGCTTTATTTTATGTTAGCATATGCTGGGAAGTGACTTGGCAAGTTAACAGGAGAGGTGCTACAAAATGCAGTCTGCATTGTGTTTGTGTTTCCTGTGCGACACCCTCAGAAAGCTCATTTAACTCAAAAGCTGGCTTTGGCTTTTTTCTATATGGAAAGGGTGTCAGGGAGAGAAGAATCTGACAGAGAAGGagcatttttaaacacatttccAAGAGGTAACTGCTCATCAGAGTAGGTTGCCTTCACAGCACCACACACATCTTCTCCTGCAGGAGAAAACCTCTCAAGAACCAGAGCCATGATCCTGACCACCACCTTCCCCACAGCAAGGGCTTTGCCTTCACCTTGCCCTCTGCAATCACGCTTATGAAGTGGATGAATGAACACCCTAATGAGAGTGAACTTCCCTGAGAATGAGCCCAAGCAACACATCAGCATCTCTGCGTAGCCCAGTCATCACAGGATAGATGGGATAACAGACCCTATGCAGGGACTGAGAGCCACCTAAGGGTAACACTATAATGGGATGAAAAGTACAGCAATAGTAGCGTGGTGGCAAAGTCTTTTACTGCTGCAAATGAGGATAAGCACaaatgaaacaacaacagatgtgaaggaaaaaagaagctgtttacctttagaaggcctcaggtaggcagcaatctccagcaagatgctctcacctccactgccagcccttaaattaggtctgggaaggggtggatcctggctcaATACCTTTTGTCACTCAGGATCATTGCAaacacctgagctcccctgggttggccctaccttcccaccaggtgctgcatcactgcttcaagctgtgacttagcattgGATGAGGAACTATATGACATGAATGAATAATCAAATCAATCTgtatcatagaattataaaggttggaaaagacctctaaggtcatctgGTCAGACCCTCAAcccatcacaccatgcccactaatcacgtccctcagtaccacCCTGGTATTGAATGGACCAATGAAAATGATTGGATGGACTGATGTAAAGCCCCCACTTTCTACACTGTAAATATGTTTTGGTGCAGTAAACAGCAGGAGCTCTCTGGAAATATATTAAGACtgagctcctcttctttctttttctgcttttgcctCCTATGGCTACAGGAAGGCCAAAAGATCATTTGACATCTTAGCAGTCAGTGCCTTCTCTCTATCTGTGGGGTGGATGACAGCGGATGACTCACAGGGATGTTATTGTTTTGGCAAGTTTCTTTGGGAGTCACGTAGAGAAGCAAACACCTTCTCTTGAGGTGGCAACCTCAGTGAAGATCTTAATCAAGAAGCATCACCACCGTTGGGTCTGTACATGCAGCCTGCTCCCACAAGGATGGTTGCCATCAGACTTACCGTAATGCTGTGAGACCTTTCCTCTTCATGAGAAACATGCCCGAAGGGAGAAGAAATTCCCAAGTATTTCCAAAACACCTTTCCTCATTTCCTAGCTATCCTTTTTTTGAACATTGGAGTAAACATCTTTTATCTCCCTGATGTTCTGTGCTACAATCTGGACTCCACCAGCACACATGCAGTGACTACTTTTAACTTCAGGAGGTTTGGCTGAAGGCTTTGCCTTTCCATCAGCACCTTCCATAGCCCCCCAGATTTGCACTATCAGATGAACTtcatataataataattttcccCTGTTAAAGTTGGATCTCGAGCTGTTTTAGCAGCAATGTTTGGGTTGAAAGCTTAGGTAGATACTACAGCAATTTATGGATGATTTATTATACTTTAGGCAGCTGCACTGTATTTGACTTGGCTTAGCTTGACTTGGGTAAATCCTTCAGTATTCTCTAAGTCCTCTGAAATAATGACTGTAAAATGCAAAACTTTGTCTATTTCAGAATTTTGGATTCATTACAACAAAATTAGCTCTTCTTACTGACACACTCACCTCTGGTTCAATGTGTTCCCTTGGAGGTGGTTGCCTCTAGCATTGTATTAAAAAAGGATGCTGAAGGAAAAGCTCTACACTAACTTTGTAGAACTGttccattttcaaaacaaagctctTATCATTCCAGAGCAATCAGGGCCATTGCTTGGCAGAATTTCTCAAATTTCCAGATCTGAAATTTTCTTTGATGTGTGTTATGGAACTTGATGAGCCCAGAAATCATGCAGGCTGGTGCTGATGTGGAGTGAGTTAGGAGAAAAAGCTTGgtattttgtaaaaatgttgTTGACAAATCATTAGTCTGAGCTTCAAAAGATGCTgagataaaaatggaaaatggaaagaagaaagccaaAACACTGGCTTGCCATACATCTTGTATGGCCTAAATCAGAAATGGCCAAGTGTCAGGACTTTGCAGCTGTGATACAGGAATTTCATTTATCATCAAAAGGAGAAAGATCTCCTTCATGCTGAGATCAGAACTGGGCTAACTGCACCGTTCCCTTGTCCAGCCTTCTCTGGGGTGttccagcagctgggagcaatGATTTATGCCATCGTGCTACCTGAGTAAGCAAGGCATGTGGGTTGCAATGGGGATCTTCTTGTCCTGCATTTGTATGTCAACAGGCTCAAAGGATCCTGTCCCAGAGTATTACAACAGTATTGGTAACCATAAAAGAAATGATTGAAGCAAGGGGATAGGTAGAATGATATTTTCTTAAACTGAGCTTACTGGTGTATTTGGGAAGAACAGTTTTCAGCGACGTGAGCCCCTCTTTGGGTCTGGAATAACAACAGCAGCCTGAGAGCTCAGCACCACTCAAAGCTTGGGTACATGCCTCAGATCATGTCCCAGCTGAGGCGTGGTGGGTTTTTGTTAgtcacacagagagtggtgatagGTTAATTATCTTCTGGGGCAAGGAGAGAAAGctaattatttctgaaagataGCTATATACACATACAGACAGTGTGCATGAGTGTACATGTGTAGTGCATgtaaaaattaatgtttcaaTCTCACGTTTTGATCCAGAATTATAAATCTCTTACTACCTCTATATAATACTGTCCGTATATAATGAGGAAAGAAACTTGCTTGTCTCCTGATCTGCTTTCTACCAGCACCATCAGCTGTTTCCTAACGAGttgaaaacaaagctgtgcCTGGCAGTGCCGAAAGCAATCTGTGCTCTGCCATTTGTTGTTCAGTGATGGCATCGTCCCAGCTGCATGGTTGTCCCAGACAATACGTCTGTCACCACTCGCTCAGCGCCCTCAGAGTGGCCCCATCCCAGCTCTGTCCTGGCTGGATGTGCCCATAGGGTGCCACCACCATGCAGCCCGGGGTGAGCATGCCCTCTGAAACTCATCGTGGCTTCATGAGAACATTTCGTAGAGTCACAGAATctttagagttggaaaggacctttaaaggtcatcttgtccaattcccctgcaatgtGTGGGGACATTTACTAACCCATGAGGTTGCCCAGTGCCTgggccagcctggccttgaaagtctccaggaatggggcatccaccacatctctaggcaacctgtgccagtgcctgactgccCTCAGTGTAAAGGAcgttttccttatatccagcctaaatctaccctcttgaAGTCATGTTGCTTTGGCTCACAGAACCTGTGCAGAACCCAATGGGGCAACCCAACCCACAGGTGTCTGGTCATCCCGCTGCTCAACCCCCAGCCATTTCCTCAGTGGGAGGGCTGTGACTTGGTGAGATAATCCCCCTGTGCCCAGAGGTTATAGGGGTGAGGAGTTCCTTGCTGTGGTGTGTTGTGATGGTCCATCCTACCAGGGCAGGAGGGATGCTGTTCTTTGCTTGcggtttcatagaatcatagaatcaccagggTAGGAAAAGACATCTGAcgtcatccagtccaaccatccacctatcattAATaattcccactaaaccatgtccctcagtacaacatctaaacgtttcttgaacacctccagggacaatgactctaccacatccctgggcagcttgttccagtgcttcttGTGGTCTCCAGCACACTTCCATGCACTGATTTCCTATGTGATAAAGGAAGGGTAGAAGAGGGAAGCTTGGTCTCATTCCCCTCGCACACAGGGCTAGGGCAGAGGCTTTGTCACGGGGAGAGGGCACTGGTGGGGAGCAGAGAAGACTGGGGAaggtggctgcaggcaggagggaggggagagggcTGCAATTGGTACCAGATGCCCTCAGAAGCTAATGACCTGACAAACGCTGCGCTCGTAAAACAAATTctttaaaaaggaagcaaatggAAATATAAGCTAGTGAAAGAATTTGCAGCAGTTGCCCTGAAACCATTTCTCACTTCATAAACAGGTCTGCATTGAAAAAACAGCcccttttttcttgttctcctttGTGGTCCCCTCCCGTGCCATTCCTCCCCTCTGTCTGTGCCCACCAGCTCTTTGGAGGCTGTAGCCCACAGGTTTCCACTGTGCCTTTGTCCAGATCTGACAGCACATTGCGTTCCCTTTGCATCCCCGCTGGCAGCAGTTTCTGTGCATTTGTGGAATTCCTGGCCGTGCGTCCTCGGCTGGTGGGGTCGGGCAATGCAAGAGGCAAAGGCAGcactgtgtttgctttttgtgtgcCAAACAGTGCACAAAGCTGTGGGCAGTCCCACGCAAAGCGAGGCTTGGCCAGGGAGCAGGGGGAGTGCTAGGGGGCTGCTGGCATTTTGGCATTGATACTGCTTGCAGATggttaaaaaagcaaatgaaacaaaacagtcCTGACCACCAAATGTCCTAGGCATTAGCTTGTGGGAGCAGTTGTGTTAATCCCATGTCGTGCCCTAATTCCATCCCAGTTAATTCATCCATTGGTGCATTTCACTGACGGAGAACTTGGTCTCCTGGCTagtgtttttctctgctctggggtatTTTGTGATACTTAATCAATGAACAGCAGGTTTTTGGCAGGGACCTGCTGTAGTAGGGAAAGGGCTGCTTGTTTCCTGGGAACAAGTGACACCTTGCAAATCTGCTCTGCCCTCTCACAACTTGAGATGGTTCAGAGAGGAGGGTTGTTCTTCCCTTATCCATGTCTCACCTTGGTGGCCACAGAGGAGCTTTAGAGTTGGGCAGATGCGTGTTGAGGTGATCTTGTTGCCAAAGAGCCTGGCAGGTAGTTGGAAAGACATCTCATGGTTGGCTCTCCAGTATCTGCGGAGGTTCTGTCTCCAGCTAAACCCTCTCCTCCAGTTGGACATCTGCTGAGGGTTTTCTGATGTCTTGTGTAGAGTTTGACATACCTGTTGCCCTTCTAATGGTAGAGGATTTATCGTAgaatcatggagtcatagaaAAGCTTAGGTGGGAggtgaccttaaagatcatcaaattCCAACTGCTGCCATGAACAGGGTTGCTAACCACCAGACTAGCCTGTCCTTTGCTCCATCCAGAGCTCCCTTCATCTTTCCTTCCATGTGCATCCATGACCTGCTGAGCATCCCATGCAGGTGCTAGCTGGCCAGTCCCTTGCTGCAGAATGCTGGGAACCTGGGGCTGatccttcctcttctcctccacaGCTGTACCCATGGTgcctgcacagggctgggaaGCTGCACGCAGCCGCTTCTCGCTCACGTCGCCAGCCTGAACTGCTCCTCAGATGGCCCGAGGCACATGGAGTGCTCCGTCACCTGTGAGCAGGGCTTCGTGCCACGCTCTGGCAGCGGGAAGAGCTTGGGCTATGCACAGGTGAGTACCACTGGGATGGTGGAGACCCTTTAACTGACTGCTGATTTCCAAAGGTTTCCAACCCCAGGCTCCTTGCAGCTTTTCCAGCACAGGCTAACAGCAGCTCTGATGCTGGACTGCAGTGCTGGTTGTCCTGCTTTGCTGTCATACTCCTGCATCCCCACGCTGTCCTCAGCTGTTCCAGGCTAAGTGCCACAGCAGGGGACATCTCAGGCCAAGGCAACACGCTCCTGCAGAGGGAGAGGCagccatttctcttttctggaaGGGAGGGTTAAACATCCCACggacattttctcttttaaagttGAAGTTAGTggcttggggaaaaaatgaagtcattGCAAAGTGACTATATTTAGATGGCTACAGAGAACAGCCTCTGGGagcttttcttcctgtgtgCTTTCTTGCTCGAGCCTGTGAGGCAGGGCAGAGGTCAGCATGAAAGGGATCATCCTGCTTTCCAGAAGGCCAGGATCTGCCTTGTAAAGCTCTGAGCCAGCTCCACTCTCAGCCAGTGATGAGGAGACCTGGGACTGGTGGtcctcagagcagagcagcttgGATGTGGGCAGTCACCTTGGCAGGGCCTTGGGCACAGTGTGTCCTATCCTTACCTTATTCCTGGAGAGGGGACTGAAGTCTCCAAGACTGAGCTGGCTACCCCACAAGCCCGAGGCAGAGTGTGAACTCACCCAAATGGAGACAGGCAGAGGTGAGTCAGGCCACGGGCACAGGGTGGGTCCTGTTTCCTTCAGAGATCCCCAACTGCTCAGCCTGCTAGGCACTGGGAAGTGTAGTGAGCAGGAGGGATGCACCCCTCAGCCCTTAGTCACTGGTGAGCTAATTAATTACACggcaccacagctctgtgggCCAAGGCAGGCCcttatcacagaaggaaaacaggatACACGTGGAGCCACATGAAATAATTCTGCCTCGGGtgacagtttttctttgttggGCAGCAAGATGGGAAACTTCTGGACAGAGCTTTGGCATGTGGCTGTCATAAGTGGTAGCAGCTTACAGGTGCCCTGCCCTGAGCCCAAAGTGATCTTCTATGTTGGGTGTGGGAGAGGGCACCCTGGGGTGTCTGATATGCAGCAGTCCTTTGGTGGAAGGGGGAAGACCATGAAAACTTCTATGATAAGTGCTGCTGCAAGAAAAGAGGTGCCACGTAGTCCTGTCCTAGTCTGCAGATGAGAGGGAGGAGAGCATGGCATGGCCAACAGGTTGGTTTCCATGCCCACAGCTCCACATTTCCCCAGCTCTTCAACGATTTGGCTATATGACCCTACATGCCAGTCTACATCTCCAGgcttttttaggaaaaaatgcacagcaCTCCACTGGATGTCCTCTGCACCATGCCATGCACCAAGGAACACCCACTACTTTCAGGTTCCAGCAAAACGCATTGGCTGGGAGCACAAATCATGGGTCTGAGTGCACAAGAAGCATGATGTTGTTCAGATGAGGAAGAGGCAATGAGAAGAGttgaaagaaatcttttttttctgcacaccCTCTTTGGGTTAGGAGTCTGGGGATGGAAATCATAGCACACCATCATGTACTGCTCTGTTTTGGCAAGGTCAGTACCCTGTATTAATCATATGTAGGGCTGGAACCCCTAGCAGCTGGGACTCAGGTTCTCATGCAGACCGCCAGCTGTGTAAGAGGGGCTATGTAATGACAAcctgaaaatgagattttacaAATCTCTGATTTCAGTAAAGTCTGTGGGGATGACAGGAACAGGACATTTGGGGAAGACCAATCAACAAGAGAGGTGCCCATCAACACCTGAGTTAAGACTTGATCTTGTGGGGAAGAAAATGATAGTGGGCAGAGCTGGGAATAACTTCTTGCTTAGGAAGCTGTTGTGTACTTTCAAGTGCTTAACTTTTTCCCTTAAAGTTAGTAAAACACTGCATTAGAGTGCTCTTGCTGGAGTCTGATGGAGACTTGCTTTCTCTGTAGCAGGAGGTGGTGCTGACATGCAGTTCGGGGCGGTGGGACCGATCTGTGACTTGTGACCCTGTTGACTGTGGTGTCCCTGACCAGTCACACGTCTACTATGCGGAGTTCTCCTGCCCCAAGGGGACCACCTACCTGAAGAGATGCTCCTTCTCCTGCATCCACCCTGCCAAGCTTCGAGGTACAGTCTGAGGGATTTAACTCTCCCTTTTTGGTGCCTGTCCAAGGTTGTTCAAGACTGAGCAGTGATATTTTGAATTTCCCAGTTTGCTTCTGCCAACCAGGTGGGCCTTTGAGACTCCTCCCCAACTGGTGGGCACACATCCCTTTTGAGCAGGGGCACCATGGCATGGGGATACTCTCTGCGATCCCCATTCCTGGTTTGCAGCCCACATCCTCAGGGATGTCTTCTGCTAACTGGTGAAGTCTGGTTGGCTGTGGCATTACACAGATGAGTGAAGCAAGAGTGCAGACAAACAGAGAGGATTTCAGAGAACCGCAGATGGCCTGATGCCTGGCGGCTGTGGGAAATCATGTGGTTCAGCAGGCCTGGGGCCTTATAACGCCATAGAGACTGATgcccacagctgcagagcagtctCAAGATGTGCACCACCCAGACACACAGCAGTCCTCCAGACACACCATGGCCTGGCTTTCATTCTGCCGACTCCATCAATACCCGCAGGAATGTTTTTAAGCCAAGTCGGAGAAAGAGAGCTACTGTTCCTGTCTATGCAAGGCTGAGCTGGATGGGATTTCGGGGGTAATTGCCTTGACAGCTTCAAGCATTGGGACTTTATGTGAGTTTCCACCAGTGCCTTCGCTCTGAACAATCGCATACAACAAATCATTTTAATGGGTGCCCTATTTTACGGCGACATTTATAGCCGAAACGCATGAAAatcatttactgtttttttagTTAAATCTAAGGAGCAAAACCGGTGGAGAATTAAAGTCTCATTTCATGACAGGAGGGAGCGCTGCAGATCCCAGTGTGAGCTGATCAAAGGGCAGCGCCCGAGCGACAGCTCGACGGGCCAAGTTCTACACAGAGCCATGCCGTTGCCTTCACTGGGTCAACTGAGGGCAAGCATGAAGCTGATATTTCCCTGACAGCCTCCTCTTGTTCCCGCTGAAGTCAACGGGAGGTTTGCCACGGGCTCCCTTGGCGTCCCATCCACGGGTGGCTTCCAGCAGCTGACAGCGGTCCTGGTGGGGCTCCGCCAAGGCCTACAAGGCGAGGGGGACCGCCGAGTCATCAAGGCAGGAACGTGTCTGCTGCTTGTTCTCCCCAAAGGCTCTCAATGCTCATAAATACTAAGAATAGGCAAGGAAAGGATTACATGGCTCCTGTCACGGCACTCGGAGGTGGGGACAGCCCATGCACCACAGCCGTCAGGAATGCTGGCGCTgagcaggagcactgccttgccCATGTCTATGAGCTGTTGTAGGCAGAGAGGTGAgcctataaaaagaaaatgatgcttGAAGGGAGCATGGAGCTGTCTGGCTGTACCGTGAACCTGCTGGAGGCCCAATACAAAGCTCCCAAGAGAAGGCCCCAGTTCTTCAGTTctacttttcttcttgctcaGCAAGAAGCGGCATCCATAGCACGTGGTGGATGCAGGCATGGGCTCCTCTGGCAGGTCATGTGGGGTGAATGGAGTTGTGCTGAGCTAAACATGAGGAAGGGCccatgtttgtgtttttgtcaTGCACGAAAGCCCTCAGCCCACCAAAGGCTCTCCTCAGGCATCATCAGAGAGAGGGGTTTTAAGGGAGAGCCTGGGGGAAATATGCAGAACCAAGATCATTTCTCCATCCCTTTGAAGCTGTCCAACTGTGCATATAATCTTTGTATGTATTGCCTCCCACGGTGTCATTACCACTCTAACAAGAGGATGTGTGCTGGTAGCTCAGATCTTCCctcagaggtgctccagcagtGACCCAAACTTTCTACTTCTCTCCTGGGCTCAGGGATGAACCAATGGCTGACGTGTCTGGAGGATGGGCTCTGGTCGCTCCCTGAGGCCTACTGCAAGCTGGAGTGCGATGCTCCACCTGCCGTGCCCAATGCCAGGCTCCTGGTCCCACGCTGCATGCAGGGCAACCACGACGTGGGCTCCGTCTGCCGCTACAAGTGCAAGCCTGGGTACCACGTGGCAGAGAACACAGTGGGCAAACCTAAGAAGTAAGTCTGGGATGGGTCTGCTGTCACTTCTCCTTCCTACTCGTGAACAAAGAGGACAGGTCGTGGTACTCTTCTCCATCAAAGCACTGCTTCGGCTGCTGGAAGAGATATGAGACAGAGCAGCTTGCTCTCATGCTTAGTTCTTCAAATACAAGAGGCGTTCCCCCACTTTAGAATAAAGCAGATGGGAACTCCATATAAGCTGCTGTATATATTAAGTGCCTTAACCTGAAGCATGTGAGTTGTCCGGTGCAGCTCAATGCACTTGCCTCTTGCTGAAAAGTAAGCATGTGCAGAAGTGTTTGCAGGCTCTCGGGTAATTCAGTAGGGATGTGATAAGGTGACAAGTGATTAAAACAGGTCACAGCACTAGGATTGTAAGAACAAATGACAGCTTTCTGTTGGGGTTAAAGTTTTACTCCTTGCACGTCTTGGCTAAATTTGATCTCGAGCGTTTGTATTTCAATTGGAGAAGATTTTCCAAgtgctttggggaaaaatcCTGGTGATTCACTACCAACACTGTGATGCTGGAGGGCTGAGCAACGTTTTGTCTGTGACACCTCCAGTTAAAGTCCCCTTGGGTATGGTCACAAAAGATTCCCTGGCACCAGCAGGGTCCTCCCCAGAATCCCAATGCTAGCCCCAATCTGATAATTATGTGCTAATTGTTTAAtgccctcttccagtttaaattGGATGCAGACTTCAGCTCTACTTTGCTCTGGGGTAGGGTTGTTGTGCACTGGGAGGCAGCTGCCAAATTTCTTGCCTGGTAATGAAGGAAGTGGTTTCTGTAAACAGTTTTTCACAGTGTTAGGAGGATCTCTTGGGCCAAGAGGAGCAAAGCAAATTACGACTATGGCTACAGTCACATGGGCTGCTTTGCAAACTGTGGAGCAGCTTGGATGCCTGTGGCATTCAGGCGCTGGAGGTGCAGTTAGATCAACACagtcccagccctgctgccaccacTGCTGTGGCAAAGGGAGACATCGTGTGTTCCCTGGGAGACCTCGTGCTCTTCTGGTGTGTGTGTGGCATCTGTGTAGGCCATCAGAACAGCCTGTAAAGCGAGCACCAACCTTGTTAAGGACTGAGTGCTGCACTGATGGGCGCAAGAAAacaagtgctgcttttttttatcAGCCTCCTGCAGTGCCTTTCTCCCATATGTTGTGTAGAACACCACAGCTACTACGTCTGTACTGGCAGTCCAAGCCTTGGGACTTTGCCACTAAGACCACCACCCTCTGGCCTGAGCCCTGGCTGGAATTTGGCTGTCTCTACCCAAGCCCAAATGCTCTTGGTTGCAGATGCTCATGTGATTCGCTCAGCTCTGTTCTTTTAGGTGAACATTACTGCAGTGGCAGGCACTCGTTCAAGAATGCTCAGAAGTCTCCTGAAAGCTCAGTTGAAGTTCATATCCAATAGCATCagtggaagagaaggaggatgacaaaatatgttttttcagAGAAGATGTTCTTATCTGTTAACTTGGGTGAGGAAAAGCCCCTCACAGATCAGTGCTCAGTCAACAAGAGATCCCTGAGGGAAAGCTGATTGTGTAATTAAAATCCTGCCAGGGATGTGCTGGCAGGATCTCTTGACTGACATGAAGAGCTGAAGCtccttcagctctttccaaagGAGATCTGTTTTTAGTCTGGAGAGCCCAAGGAACAGCCTGCTTTCATAAGCTGAGCTTTCACACTCAGCTCCTAGATAACAGCAGTGAGGGGAGCTGTATATACACATTGATGCTTTGTGATGGGAAGTCTGGTCTGGGGCAGTGTCTAGGCAGCACCACTGCACCCATCTGAACCACCAGAGAGAAACAAACCACCAAAGTGCACTGCTCAGCATTGAGAAGAGCCAGCCTCAATGTCACATAGTTAACAGGAAAATGAACATGGCTCCCACCCCACACTGCTCCCTGGTGTCACTTCTATTGCTAAGTGCCTGAAGCATGTGTTCGAAGCAGCTCTCCAACAGCAGCATCTGAGGCATTCCTCCTGAGGCCATCCTTCCATGGAAccacagaaaaatgcagtggcttgggttggaagggacctcagtcATCATCgggttccaacccctctgccacagggGCCAAAC of Meleagris gallopavo isolate NT-WF06-2002-E0010 breed Aviagen turkey brand Nicholas breeding stock chromosome 10, Turkey_5.1, whole genome shotgun sequence contains these proteins:
- the LOC109369263 gene encoding pappalysin-2-like, with translation MPSEANDLTNAALNAGNLGLILPLLLHSCTHGACTGLGSCTQPLLAHVASLNCSSDGPRHMECSVTCEQGFVPRSGSGKSLGYAQQEVVLTCSSGRWDRSVTCDPVDCGVPDQSHVYYAEFSCPKGTTYLKRCSFSCIHPAKLRGMNQWLTCLEDGLWSLPEAYCKLECDAPPAVPNARLLVPRCMQGNHDVGSVCRYKCKPGYHVAENTVGKPKKKFLKVQCLESGQWEEGRCIPVVCEPPPPVFEGMYNCTQGFELDSQCVLSCEPPGSRVPIVCTKEGTWTEEFKLCKSLQGTCPPPPELNLVEYKCEQGHGIGAVCVPSCIIPPSDPVILPENITAETMDHRLQPTRVQHIVCTGRLQWYPDPSAIHCIQSCEVSSLSQRMGQLQPCGAAG